Proteins encoded within one genomic window of Vicia villosa cultivar HV-30 ecotype Madison, WI unplaced genomic scaffold, Vvil1.0 ctg.001280F_1_1, whole genome shotgun sequence:
- the LOC131634309 gene encoding protein WALLS ARE THIN 1-like: MADSDSVSVSSKRMWCSIPERFQLHAAMLALQFGYAGFHVVSRAALNMGISKYVFPVYRNIIALIVLLPFAYFFEKKKRPPINFNFLCQFFFLALVGITANQAFYLLGLENTSPTFASAVQNSIPAITFLMAVILRIERVKINRKDGLAKVGGTVLCVIGATIITLYKGPIIYTPSRHLNNTSTMITQVTTTTTPIIDFWKMTLGDAKGKNWTLGCVYLFGHCLSWSAWLVFQAPILQKYPARLSLTSYTCFFGLLQFLLIALVCERNSHAWLFTSSGEVFTMLYVGVVASGIASAVQTWCIDKQGPVFVAIYQPIQTFVVAFMASIALGEEFYLGGIIGAILIVAGLYLVLWGKNEESKFSKENIAIAPPTTEHRSITSTSIAKESSLNQPFISSSTENV; encoded by the exons ATGGCTGATTCAGATTCAGTTTCagtttcttcaaagagaatgtgGTGTTCAATTCCTGAAAGGTTTCAACTGCATGCTGCCATGTTGGCTTTACAATTTGGTTATGCTGGCTTTCATGTTGTCTCAAGAGCTGCCCTTAATATGGGAATTAGCAAATATGTGTTTCCTGTCTATAGGAACATTATAGCTCTTATTGTACTTCTTCCCTTTGCATATTTCTTTGAAAA gAAGAAGAGACCACCTATTAATTTCAACTTTCTCTGCCAATTCTTTTTTCTAGCACTGGTTGG GATTACAGCAAACCAAGCATTCTACTTGCTTGGCTTGGAGAACACAAGTCCAACCTTTGCATCAGCTGTACAAAACTCTATCCCTGCCATAACATTTCTGATGGCAGTAATTTTAAGGATAGAGCGAGTCAAGATTAACAGAAAAGATGGATTGGCAAAAGTAGGAGGAACAGTATTATGTGTAATTGGTGCAACAATAATTACATTATACAAAGGTCCAATAATATATACTCCAAGTAGACACTTAAATAACACATCAACAATGATAACTcaagtaacaacaacaacaacaccaataaTTGATTTTTGGAAAATGACACTTGGTGATGCTAAGGGAAAAAATTGGACACTTGGTTGTGTTTATCTTTTTGGACATTGTTTATCTTGGTCTGCTTGGCTTGTGTTTCAAGCACCTATTCTTCAGAAGTATCCAGCCCGTCTTTCTCTCACTTCTTATACATGTTTCTTTGGTCTCTTGCAATTCCTTCTCATCGCTTTGGTTTGCGAAAGAAATTCGCACGCTTGGTTATTTACCTCAAGCGGCGAAGTTTTCACTATGTTATACGTA GGAGTGGTGGCATCTGGAATTGCATCTGCAGTACAAACTTGGTGTATTGATAAACAAGGTCCTGTGTTTGTTGCTATATATCAACCTATTCAAACTTTTGTTGTTGCTTTCATGGCTTCTATTGCTTTAGGAGAAGAGTTCTACTTGGGAGG GATCATTGGTGCAATATTGATTGTAGCCGGACTATACCTTGTTTTGTGGGGTAAAAATGAAGAGAGTAAATTTTCAAAGGAAAATATTGCAATTGCACCACCCACTACAGAACATAGAAGCATTACATCCACAAGTATTGCTAAGGAATCATCACTTAATCAACCATTTATCTCTTCATCAACGGAAAATGTTTGA